A window of Exiguobacterium sp. FSL W8-0210 genomic DNA:
GTAAAGGACGAAGCTAAGGTGTAAGAGACAGGTGACGCTAAGTGTCCACATGATACGTTTTTTCATAGGATGCTCCTTTTGATATGAGTTAAAATCATTCTGCATTCCATAAGTATAGCGGATTTTGTTTTCGGGAACAGGAGACAAAGGGAGTGAGCATAGATGGCATTATCAATCAGTTGGTTACTCGAGCGAGCGAATCGGAAGTTGAATGCTGCGGGACTGTCACGAGAAGTCGCCAAACGGACGCAAGAGGTCATTCGGGAGATGCATGCGCAAGGGATTTATGTAGGCGTCGCACAAGGGTACCGATCCATCGCGGAACAGAATCGGTTGTACGCACAGGGACGGACACTACCGGGACCAATCGTAACGAATGCACGTGGGGGACAATCGAGTCATAACCGCGGCATTGCCGTCGACCTCTTTCAATATTCCCAAGACGGTACACAAGCGCTGTTTCGAAACGACCAAAGCTTTCAAAAGATTGTTACTGCGATGAAACGACGTGGCTTTTCTTGGGGTGGGGACTGGACGAGCTTTAAGGATTATCCACATTTTGAATTACTAGGAGTGTCTGAAGAAACGCCGAAAGAGAGTACAATCGTTCCGTATCCAGGTCGTCCGTTGTATCAAGGGGCAGCTAATATGAATCCACGGGATATTGAGCGGATCCAACGTGCAGTCAAAGCGGCGGTGACCCGGCGCTTTGATGCAGAGACGGCTCAGAAGGTGCGTGCCTATCAAACACGTCAAGGACTTGATGTCGATGGTGTCGTGGGTCCTGGTACATGGAACCGAATGTTCTAAAACGAGCGAATGATCGAGTAAAATGATGAAAACCGATACTGGACATGGAAAAGTCATCCTTTCCGGTGTCGAAATGTGCAAGCGCTCTCTTATTTTTGTTATACTAATAAGGATTAAATCGAACGTTTTCAGGGGGAAGGCACTATGTTGAATGAACAAGAAATTCGCGAGGTAGTCGGAACGCTCGTCGATCCGACGATTGACCGCCCGCTTGCAGATACGAACGGCATTCGTGACGTCCGGATTAAAGGTGATTATGTCAGTCTGAAAATCGCTTTAGCACAATCCGGTTCTGGAGAGCAACTCGTGCTCCAACAGCAAATCGTCAAGGAACTGAAAGAAAAAGGATTCAAGACGGTGGGACTCCGTTTTGAGGCACTCGGTGATCACGGGATCCAAGCAGCGACGACACCGTCAATTCTCAAACCGGAATCCGGTACGACGTTCATCGCGATCGCTTCCGGTAAAGGCGGCGTCGGGAAATCAACGGTTTCCGTCAACTTAGCAGTCGCCCTCGCACGAGCAGGGAAGAAGGTTGGCTTGATTGATGCCGATATCTACGGCTTTAGTGTCCCGGACATGATGGGAATCGAAACACGTCCGACTGTCGTGAACGACCGAATCGTTCCACCAGAACGCTTTGGCGTTAAGGTCATCTCAATGGGCTTCTTCGTCGAAGATAATGCACCAGTCATCTGGCGGGGACCAATGCTCGGGAAGATGCTCAACAACTTCTTCGCGGACGTCGAGTGGGGCGACCTTGATTACTTGTTGCTTGATCTTCCACCGGGGACAGGAGATGTCGCGCTCGATATCCATTCGATGCTCCCAAGCTGTCAGGAAGTCATCGTCACGACACCTCACGCAACAGCCGCTTTTGTTGCAGCACGTGCAGGGGCGATGGCGATCAAAACAAACCATCGTCTCCTCGGAATCGTTGAGAACATGGCGTACTTTGAAAGCAAAGTGACAGGCGAAAAAGAATATGTCTTCGGTAGTGGTGGCGGAGAGAGGTTGTCAGAAGCATTAAAAACCGATATTCTAGCTAAGATTCCACTTGGACAACCATATGCGAATGATGCGGACTTCGCTCCATCCATTTATCGCGATGATCATCCATTTGAGACATACTATAATGAACTCGCCACGCGTGTCATCGAAAAAGTAGAGGGATAAGAATGAAGATTAAAGGATTTTTGAAGCTGTTTTGGATGACGCTCCTAATCGGAACGCTCGCCGGCTTCGCGTTTAACTTGGTAGCGGAACCTGGATATATCCGAAATCAATCGATTAGCGGA
This region includes:
- a CDS encoding Mrp/NBP35 family ATP-binding protein, whose translation is MLNEQEIREVVGTLVDPTIDRPLADTNGIRDVRIKGDYVSLKIALAQSGSGEQLVLQQQIVKELKEKGFKTVGLRFEALGDHGIQAATTPSILKPESGTTFIAIASGKGGVGKSTVSVNLAVALARAGKKVGLIDADIYGFSVPDMMGIETRPTVVNDRIVPPERFGVKVISMGFFVEDNAPVIWRGPMLGKMLNNFFADVEWGDLDYLLLDLPPGTGDVALDIHSMLPSCQEVIVTTPHATAAFVAARAGAMAIKTNHRLLGIVENMAYFESKVTGEKEYVFGSGGGERLSEALKTDILAKIPLGQPYANDADFAPSIYRDDHPFETYYNELATRVIEKVEG
- a CDS encoding M15 family metallopeptidase, with the translated sequence MALSISWLLERANRKLNAAGLSREVAKRTQEVIREMHAQGIYVGVAQGYRSIAEQNRLYAQGRTLPGPIVTNARGGQSSHNRGIAVDLFQYSQDGTQALFRNDQSFQKIVTAMKRRGFSWGGDWTSFKDYPHFELLGVSEETPKESTIVPYPGRPLYQGAANMNPRDIERIQRAVKAAVTRRFDAETAQKVRAYQTRQGLDVDGVVGPGTWNRMF